The sequence AATCTTAACCGCTGATTGCATTGGTTGATTAAATTCCCTAGGGTTTTGTTTAGACGTGGCTTGAGTTAAACAATTGAATTCCATTCCTACGTCCATATTTATTAAGTCCAGTCCATGTCTAAGCCTTTCAACAATAATCCACCACCAATAAATATCCAATATGAACTGAATTCTAAACGAACCAACACCATATTTTGTATTAGAAAAACAAACATCTCATACTCAATAATACATGACCGTGACTTACTACTTACTTATCACAACCCCATCCTAATGCTTAAAAGATACTCAAAAAGTCAGTGATTTAGGTAATTCTTATCAGACAGTTTAAAAGGTTCCTAGAGTGAATCTTAATATATTACTGTGAGCCCATTTGTAAAAACTCTTCCTCTAAAGAAACAATTACTACGGCAACCTTCCCACCCTAACAGtctatttggattgagggagagggaggggagtaaagtagagtagagtagagtagaatagAATTAGcccaaaattagcctattttcaaCTAACCCTACTCTACTTCCCTCCACTCGATTCCTCTCAAACCAAGTGGGCCCTAAGTCTTGGAAGCCCAAGAAATTAAGGCAAAATGGTAAGCATATTTTCGTCTACCATTTCCTAccaattttcttcaatttataGCCCTTGAAGTCAGAACCAAGAGATTTCCTTCAATCCAATCAATTTTTGTAGATATAAAACAAGGGTCATGTTAGGAaagttttgaataatttttatgaaaaatctaaaaagctgtcaacaaaattaattattttatttctttcctataaaatgttttttaaaatagcTCTTAAGCCAACGTCCTTTAGGCATTCTTTAATATTTCTCTTAAAACAATCCAATGAATCTATAAAAGTGGATGTTATGATTACTAAATCACTCCTTGTGTTTAActcatcaaaatttaattttataccCTATACCATGATATCATTAAATGCACTTAAGTTTCTTTTTAGgataaattactatttttgtctcctaaattttgtcaaaattttattttattttccttaaacTACTGAAAAGTTTGTCTTTTATCCTGTATGTATTCAAAATGTTTTACTTTCTCTCCCTAAGTTAAAAGATCATCTGTCATTTCAAAGTtattgaaaaaagtttttttttttatcactattttgtttttaaactattaaaaatattatttacaaagttaaaaaaataataataatttaaagtttaaggacgaaaatttttttagtaaaatttaagaactaaaatacaatattttactgcttaaaaaaaaaaaatacaatattttaccATTCTTCTTAACTTAAAACTTGGATGATGTTAGCACACAGTTTCAATCTTCGATAACCATTTGCAAACATACAAgttgccttttcttttattatattttcatttctcagccaaaaataaaagtggCTCATCTTTGATGGAGGTCTTCacatatgtttttattattttcttaatttcatcTATGCACaagactttttattttctttttatttggccgtgcttttcttttattttttgtgtctCTAAAACTGGAAGCTATTATCTTGGGAAGCACGGCGCGGCTCCAGGGGTGCCGCACCTGCGTCCGACATGCACGGATGCGCTTTACGACCGTCGACGCGGCTGCACACACGTCCATAGcgaatcccttttttttttccttcaattcaGCCCGATTCAGGCTGATTCGGTCCGAAACAAGCCCGAAATAAGtgtttcaaaaaagaaaataaaaaacaaagtaaaaaattgCGTCAAAACTCTCTcaatattcattctttttttcccttcttgagtTTCACTAATTCTAGGTGAGATTGAAGTGGTGTTAGGTGagttagtaaaataaaataaacagtaGGGGCAGGGACTAGGGAGTCACGTGGATTAAAGTGAAAAAGCtgaaaatggaaaattcttcgaaagtacaaaactacaaatgcatttttttttttttttttttttttgagaacacaAATGCACTCTATTTAATAGTAATTAtagtatataaataatataaaaaaaggaataattaTCCCATTATTTGCATATTTGTGGTTACTTTGGTAATTAACTACTatctttttagaaaatttgtttatacatatatatatatatatatttataatataataaaagttggacttagaaaatatattaaattgtaccaaattgcagaaaatttattaaatttcttttaaaagaattaaatttagtttttttttttttttttttttgagaatgcaAAATGGGGATCTTTATGGTTATATTACACCCCCGGGCAGGGCGCTGGTCGAAAGTAGCAGCTGGGGCCCCTTTCGTAGGCGTCAGCTACGTATACCCGACCGTGTGAGGGGTTACCCCACTAAATATGCCCACCAACGGACTTCTGCTGGTAGCGGGAATCGAACCTGAGTGTGTTAGGCAGAGCAAACAAACCATACCCAACTAACCCAAGTCCCCGTTGGCAAATTTAGTTAGTTGGTGACATAAAACAACTATACCTAAGAGACTAGTAAGTTTAAatagcaaaaactaaaattgtTCATCTAtatcccttttttcttttttctttttttttttgaaaacttcatCTATATCCTTTCTAATTTAATGTCTCATGGACTCtctttttttaactattttttccttcacttttttattcttagGATAAACTCCAAAATTTAGTATAGAGTCCTGATTAACGTTAATATAGATATAGAGTTCTAAATATATGAAGCCTGCATTAATTGATATACTAAAATTGTTCATCTATATCTTTTCTAATCTAATGTCTCATACactcctttttaaaaaaactatttccttcacttttttattctttggatAAACTCCAAAATTTAATATAGAGTTATGATTAATGTTAATATAGGTATAGAGTTCTACATACATTAGGCCTACGTTAATTGATATACATTAAGCTTCCTTGGGCTTGGTTGTCCctacaaaatgaatagttttgTCATGGGTGATATTCATGGGCTTTTATAAATCTTGTAAGAGAGGTATTTTTTGAGGGATGAAtaattatatttcccatgagtgTGGGATTTAATAGATGTAAAACAAgtgtcaaaataatatttgcattttgtaaatatgtaccaaaatagtatttgggctttgagcataaaataattgtttttgccaaaatagtattttgggttttgtgaaatagttgccaaaataaatttgggctatataaaatagtgccaaattattatttgggcTTTTAGAGATAgttgccaaattagtatttgggcttttaaAAAGGAGCCAAATTAACATTTGGACTTtgtaaaatagtgccaaattagtatttggacTTTGTgaaaatagtgccaaattattatttgggcTTTCAAAAATAgttgccaaattagtatttgggctttgtgtAGGAGCCAAATTaacatttgggctttgtaaaatagtgccaaattagtatttgggctttatgaaaataatgtcaaattattatttgggcTTTTAAAGATAattgccaaattagtatttgggctttgtaggattttgtaaaaatattgccaTGTAGCAACGGGTTTTGTAAAGGTGCCGTGTAGCAATGGGCTTTGTAAGAGTGCCATGTATCAACGGGCTTTaaggtgccgtgtagcaacgggctttgtaAGAgggttttgttgggttttttggattttcccaCAAGGTAAATGCTTTTGGGCTTTTTATAGagattgtataattttatgGCTTGAATAATTTGTGGGCTATAATGTGTAATATTTGTGAGAGGGCCCAAGGCAATTTATGGGGCTTATATATGGAATATTTGTGAAAGCCCAATAACATGGAGaatatttgggtaatatataAGGGGAATATTTATGTGGGCTTAAAATAATTTAGGGGCTTGTGTGGGTATTTTTGTGAATGGCTTAATGAAATTAAGGCCCAAAAATTTGCACCTCAACAACCATAAATCCCAAAAACATGCCTAATGAGACCCCAAATACACATTTCGCCGGGTTCAACCTCATCTGATACTTCCTCAATGTATTAAAAGTCTCTTTAAGGTCATCTAGGTGTAATTCTGCTTTCCAGCTCTTCACAAGCATGTCATCCACATAAACTTCCATGTTCCATCCGATCTACTTGCTAAATATCTGATTCACCAACCTCTGATAAGTCGCCCCTGCATACTTCAAACCAAATGGCATAACCCTGTAGCAGTATAACCCCTGGCTAGTAACAAAGGCTGTTTTCTCCTGGTCCTTCTCGTTcatgcggatttggttgtagCCTGAAAATGCATCCAAGAAGGTCAACAGCTCGTGGCTTACTGTTGAATCCACTAGTTGGACAGTCCTGAGAAGTGGAAAGCTATCCTTCGGGCAAGCACGGTTAAGGTCTGTAAAGTCCACACACACGCGCCATTTCCCTTTGAACTTCTTTACCATGACAACATTGGCTAGCCATTCAGGGTAGTATACTTCTTTGATGAACCCAGCTGTCAAAAGCTTCTCCACCTCTTCCACAATTGCTTTGTTCCTTTTAGGAGCAAAAACTCGTTGCTTCTACTGGACGGGCTTTCTGGTAGGATCAATATTCAACTTATGTTCTATCACTTTGTTGTCTATGCCTCTCATGTCTTTGTGAGTCCAAGTGAAAATATCCAGATTCTGCTTCAAGAACTCCACGATCTTGCCCTTTAGGTCTGAGTCAAGTCCTGCTCCCACCTTTGTTACTTTGGTAGCATCTCCTTCTACTAGGCTCACATCTTCCAGCTCTTGAGTGGGTTTCCTTGGTTCTTTTTCAACCACCCAAGTGTGGTTCTCTCTTGAAGCTAATACTGCTTGGTAACACTCTCTAGCCAAAAGTTGATCCCCGCATATTTGCCCTATCTCGTGTGGGGTTGGAAACTTCACTTTTAGGTAATAAGTCGAGGTTACAGCCTTAAGCTGATTCAGTGTAGGTTGTCCTAGGATGACATTATAGGACGATGGACAATTGACGATCGAGAAGTCGACCTGGTTTGTTTCTTGGGCTAGATGTGTTCCAACTGTGACGGACAATGAGACAATTCCTCTTGGATAAATTCTATCTCCACTGAAACTGACCAGTAGGGAATTGAAAGGTGTAAGCTTCTTCGGATCCAACCTGAACTATTGGTAGGCCGTCATGTATGTTATATCTGCAGAGCTCCCGTTATCAACCAATACTCTTCTTGTTTTGAAACCTTCAATCTCCAGCATAATGACGAGTGGATCATCGTGGCGTGCTTAATACCACTTGTGTCTCGTTCAAAAAATGTGATATTGTCACTCTCTGATTGTCGACACTTTAGAGACGGATGTTTGATGTGAACACTACTAATCTGCCTGTAATAAGTCTTCTTCAAGGACTTGTACGACCCTCTTGATACGAGTCCCCCTGTTATCATCCGGATCTCTCCCACGGCTTGCTTTGGATGGTCTCATCCATCGTCCTTGACATTGTCATAGGGTTTGTCATCAGCCCTTGCTCGGAGGTAGTGGTCCATCTTAATGAACTTTTGGAGTTTTCCCCGTTGAATCAGTTCTTCTATCTGTTCTTTCAAATCGTGACATTCATCAGTGTAATGGCCGTGATTCTTATGAAAACGACAGTACTTCTTCGGGTCACGCTTTCTAGAGGACGTGCTTAACGGCTTAGGCCATTTTAGCCCCGATTCATCCTTAATCTACATTAGGATTTTGTCTGCAAGCATCACTAATGGGGTgaagttcatcttcttcttcgGAGTGTTAGAACCACTCTTGCTGGTCTTAGTCTCCGGATATGAATCCTTACGATCCTTCTTCTTACCATGAAAGTCACCAAGTTCTTCCTTTTTCCATTTTCCTATTAGCCCCTTCGTAGTAAGGGCGTCCTCTCCGTTCATATACTTCTGGGCTTTGAACAAGAAATCTATCATAAAAGTTGGCGGCGTCTTTCTCAACGAAAAGATGAGATCGGGGTTATTAAGTCTAGCCTGGAAGGTCATCATTATCACTTAGTCGTCAACTTTGTCAATCTCCAACATGGCCTTGTTGAAACGTTTTACATAATCCCTTAGGCTTTCCCCTTCCTGCTACCTTACTGTTAACAAGTAAGAGGTTGGCCTCTTGTGACGTTGTCCTCCAATGAAATGGCAA is a genomic window of Quercus lobata isolate SW786 chromosome 2, ValleyOak3.0 Primary Assembly, whole genome shotgun sequence containing:
- the LOC115967827 gene encoding uncharacterized protein LOC115967827 produces the protein MTFQARLNNPDLIFSLRKTPPTFMIDFLFKAQKYMNGEDALTTKGLIGKWKKEELGDFHGKKKDRKDSYPETKTSKSGSNTPKKKMNFTPLVMLADKILMLDPKKLTPFNSLLVSFSGDRIYPRGIVSLSVTVGTHLAQETNQVDFSIVNCPSSYNVILGQPTLNQLKAVTSTYYLKVKFPTPHEIGQICGDQLLARECYQAVLASRENHTWVVEKEPRKPTQELEDVSLVEGDATKVTKVGAGLDSDLKGKIVEFLKQNLDIFTWTHKDMRGIDNKVEKLLTAGFIKEVYYPEWLANVVMVKKFKGKWRVCVDFTDLNRACPKDSFPLLRTVQLVDSTVSHELLTFLDAFSGYNQIRMNEKDQEKTAFVTSQGLYCYRVMPFGLKYAGATYQRLVNQIFSK